TGCAGCGGTATCGATTGCGGGTCCGGCCTTTATGTTTGGACCGGCCTTCTATGATTCTAGAGATGTTCCTTTCATGATGATTGCGTCGCCTATAGACGCCATGATTGACTATCAAACTAATGCGGCAACTATTCTCCCCAACGTGAAAGGCGCTGTTGTAGTGACTATGAATAACGCCTCTCATACCGGCTTTGCCGCGCCGGGTCGGTATTTGAGATGGTTTGAGAATGCGGATTCATTGGGCTGTGGCATGTTGACGCGTGGTCTAGAAAAAACCGCTGACGAAAACTGGGCCAGCGAGTTGGGTGAGGCTGAAGAAGGTATTTTGTTAGTGCCGCAGACGGCGCTGTGTACTACCGATCCGCTGCCGCCGGCAATGAACCCTGTGCGTCAGCAATGGTTAACTACGCTGGCGGTGTTCCCGTTCTTTGAGTCACAATTTGCCTTGAGTGAGTTGCGTCGCCAAGAGGCTCGTGATTATTTGTTCAGTACTTTTGCTAGCGAAATTCCTGAAGTGAGCGTTGCGCGCGCAATAAAGTAAGGACTTGCGATGCCAATGCCGAAGTCCCAGGGTTTTGGCTACCGCAGCGCGGGGTGTCAGCTTATAATGTCGGCACGGTCGTCAGCATTCGAATGTGACGGCTTTGACAATATAAAATCGAGAAGTACTAATAATAAAATACTAGGAAAAAATAGAATATGACAGTTGCGTTCTGGTGTGTGTTTATTGCGTGTTTGCTTCCCATAGTAATGGCGTGGGTGTGTGGATATTTTCGTGCCAAACAGTTTGGTAAAGTCGATAACAAACATCCCCGCCTGCAATATGCCCAGCTTGAAGGCCCGGGTGCGCGCGCCTACGCCGCGCAGCAAAATGCTTGGGAAGCGCTGCCAGTATTTGCGGCAGCGGTGATCATTGCACATTTGGCGGGAGTTGATCCAGCCAAGTCGGCGCTTGCCGCTCAGGTGTTTATTGTTGCGCGGGTTTTGTATCCCATTTTTTACATCGCCAATAAGGATGTGCTTCGCTCATTGGCGTTTCTTATTGGTCTGGGTGCTTGCATCGCTCTATTTGTCATGGCGGCGTAAAACCAATGATTGCAGTAATGCAAAAGTGGCTGAGGGTATTGTGCTTGTCTGTGGGCCTAGCTATTTGTCTCACTGGCTATGCCTCGGCCCAGACTGACGATGATACTGGTCTTGCCACTATGGAAGAGTTTTTGCCAGTAGCGGAGGCGCCACCGCCACCGCCATCCCTGCTTCGCGCCGAACAAATTAAGTTGGAAACCTTCGATAGTTTCCCCCGCGGTGGCCCAGACAGTATTGCTGGGCTGGGTGATTGGTGGCTGTCTAACGGCAAAATTTGTGTGGCTGTTAGCGATGTTAATCATCACGCGGGGATTGTTGCCGGTGGTGGCACGCTTATCGATGTGGCCCATTGCGACCGCGGTAATGACCAGTGGACTTACGCGAATATTTTAACGGGGCTGGCAAAGGAAACTGCTATTCCGGTTTCAAAAATCACTACGCTAATAGAGGGCGATCACGCCGATATTATTACCGTGGGCGAGGGCGATGGTATTCGTCAAACAGTGACCTACCGTTTGCGAGAGAATGGTGAGGAACTCGAAATCAATGTGCAGATAGAGCGCATTGGCGAAGGTCGCCCGGTACAAATGAGCGGCTTGTTTACCCTGTATTCGCAGCGCGCATTAACGCCCTTCAGTCTGTCTAGTTATATTCCAGATGCCACCCTAGGTTTTCAGCACCCGGCCATCGACCGCAATAAAGTGTCGTCGCTACTAGGCGGCATGATGCCCAGCGACTGGAATATATTGGTAGGCGCTGATACCTATGACAGCAAGGTGAGTTATGGGGTGCAGCTGGGGTCTGCCGAGTTGATTAAAGCGAATGGCAGCCGCCAGCCATTGCCGCGGTTTCTGGCCGTATTTCCTGATTATAGCCTGCACGGCTGGATGACCCGCCCTTTATGGTTTCAAAGCGAGCGCCTGACTTGGCTGTCACTGCTGCAAAACCAGTTTATGGATTTAGAGAAGGGCGAGCAGATGCTTGCTAAGTTTAAGGTTTTGTTGGGCGATCGTGCGGATGTGGCATCGGTCACTGATCAAATCTACAGCGGCCCGCGAATACGAGGTTACGCCAATAATTTTGACGTGTCGGTGGCAGTCTGGGACCAGGATGATCGACCTGTAACCCAGGGTCGAGTCGCCGCCGATGGCAGTTTTAATATTCGTCTGCCGAAACATGTGCAGTGGATAAAAATGCAGGCCACCGCGCCGTGGGGGCAGAAAATTAGTCGCGAATTATCGCTTGCCGACGCGCGCAACGATAGCGGTCGATGGGTCTTTCGGAAAAATGGTGCGCTGCGCTTGCCGCGAGATATGCCAATGAGCCTGTATTTCTTTGGTTTTGGGAATACTGATACGCCGGAGTTTGGTAATGACTTACTGGGCTTTACCGAGCAGGGGCTGTCGCTGCCTGGCATGATGCGCCGCAACCGTATTGATTTGGCCGGTGTTGACTCAGATTTAGAGCAAGTTAACTTGCCGCCTGGCCAGTATCGAGTTCTGGCTGCGCGGGGCTTGGAATTCGATGTAAAGGAGTATTTGCTTACTGTTGTTGCGGGCAAAACAAGCCAGCTTCCTATCATCCCTCTAAAGCGAATTTGGTACGGCGGTGATTGGCATTCAGCCGACTTACACGTCCACAGCGGGGCAAGTTTTGACTCGGTCTTACCCTTTGATGAGCGCTTGCGAAGTTTTGTCGCGCAGGGCGCCGAGGTCTTGGTGGCCAGCGAGCACAATCGCTTGATTGATCAAAGTGGGCTGGTTGCAGCGCTGGGCTTGGAGGGTAGGGTGCAGGTTATAACCGGCAGTGAACTCACCGGTATGTCGCGCACAGCCAATGCACCGACTACCGTAGGCCACAGTAATGCCTTTCCACTAAAGGCCCGGCCAATGGAGTTTGCCGGCGGCACTCCGGCGGTAGAAAACCGCGCCCTGCGTGAGGTGATTGCCGGTGTTCGCGAGCAAGCGCCAAACGCGCTATTCCAGCTGAATCATCCACGGGCGGCCAATCCGATTGACGCCGATTTAGCCTTTTTTGATCACCTGTCGATTGGTAAAAGTTACGATCCAGCACAGGCTTTAGACAGCGTAAATAATGGCAGTTTACTGCTTCCAGACCCGGTCTCGGGTTTTCGTGATATCGATTTTGACGTCTTAGAAGTACTCAATGGGGCCGAGTTTTCGGTGTACTCGCAAATTCGTGATGACTGGTTTTCGATTCTGAATCAAGGCGCGCGCCGCGCCGCGACGGGGAATAGTGATTCCCACGGGATTCGCAGCGTGGTCGCCGCGCCGCGCACTTATGTCTATGTTGCGGCTTCGGATAATCAGCTACCACTCGATGAGAGTGCCTTTGTAGGCGCTGTGCGAGATGGGCACAGCTTTATGACCACCGGGCCGTTTCTGGCGGTAACACTTCGCGATGACTATTCAGAAGCCGGCATGGGCGATACGTTTTCGGGACGGCGTGGTGAGCTGCATATTCAGATAGATGCGGCGCCGTGGGTGTCGGTTAATACCATGACGATTTGGGTTAACGGGGAAGTTTATCGGCAGTTGAAGGTGGCGGTTGGTGATCACAAGGTCATTGAGCTTATCGTCGACACTGACTCCTATATAGTGGTTGAAGTCAGTGGCGACCCTGGTGCAGTGTATCGCGCGCTGATGCCCGACTTGGCACCGCTGGCCTTGAGTAATCCTATATATATCGACGCAGATGGCAACGGGGAGTGGCAAGCGCCTAAGATAATGAACTAGCCTTGGGGTTGGGCTGTCGTAGTCCGCATGGGGTAAGTGTGAAGAGTTCACTGATGCGGATGAACTAATGCTGTGAATATTGGCATGTTTTTTTTGATAATAGCTGTGTCATGATAGTTTCAGGGCACTTAGAAAGATAATGGATAAGGGGATTCACCAATGAAAATGTCTATTAATATTAGCCGTTGGGCGACATTGCTGACCGCAGTGGTTTTTGCAACAGCGTGTAGTATCGATCCGTATACTGGAGAAGAGAAGACCAGTAATACTGCCAAAGGTGCTGGCTGGGGTGCTTTGGGTGGTGCCGTATTAGGGGCCGCAGTATCAAGTAAGGACGATCGCAAAAAAGGTGCGCTACAGGGCGCAGTGGTAGGCGCAGCCGCCGGTGGTGGCTACGGTTATTATATGGATCGCCAAGAAGCAAAATTGCGCGCCCGCCTTGAAGGCACTGGTGTGGGTGTGCAGCGTGTTGGCGATACCATTAAGCTAATTATGCCGGGTAACGTGACTTTCGATACTGGCAGTTCTGCCATCAAAGGTGGTTTTACCGACGTTTTGGACAGCGTTGTGTTAGTTGCTAAAGAGTTTGATAAAACGCTGATGCAAATTAATGGTTACACAGACTCTACTGGTAGTTTCCAAACTAACCAGTCATTGTCTGAGCAACGCGCAGGTAGCGTTGGTCGCTATTTCATGAATCAAGGTGTGGCATCAAGCCGCATTCGGACTTCAGGCTATGGTCCGCGCGATCCTATTGCAGATAACAGCACTGCATCGGGTCGTGAGCAGAATCGCCGTGTGGAAATTGAGATGTTGCCAACTCAATAAGCAGCGACATACTCACAAAGGGGCGTCATCAGTGACGCCCTTTTTTTGTCTGGCTATTATGTTCACTGGCTTGGGGCCTTAAAAATGATAAAGACACTCTATAGATCTGGAATAGTTTTCCTTGCGGTATTGGCGCTCGCAGCCTGTGCGGCATTTAATCCTATTGAGAAGCCAAAGGTATCTATTACAAATATCCAAATGGCACCGGTCATTGGTTTCCAGCAGAAGTTATTAGTCGGTTTGCAGCTCGATAACCCCAATGGCTTCACTATTAACCTTGCTAGATTGCGATATACCTTGGAATTACAGGGACAGTCTCTGGCGGGCGGTAGTTTAAATGAAGCGATCAGCTTACCGGCAAATGGTCAGACTCAACTGGTGGTTCCGGTAGAGGTGAATTTACTCAGCGGTATAGGTGTGTTGAGTAAGATCTTAGGCGGTATGCAATCTGACCTTGATTACAAACTCAGCCTGACGGCGGCGGTTAGCAATTTTGGCCTTGGCGATATTACAATCGATAAGGTGGGTAAGGTTGGAATTGGGACTACTGCACCCTAAACGGGATGGGTTGATAGTCCGCGGCAGGATGGCTGCCGCGGCGAGATATTAGCTTAAGCGCTTTTAGCGGATTTGTTTTTTTTACCGCTGTCTAGTGTGTCATGAAGACTGACTAGCTGCTGGGTGAGTTTATGCGACGGCGCGTAGTGAATCAGTGGTATTTGCCTGCTGCGAGACTCTTTCATCTTGACCGAGCTGCTTAGATATTGATCAAAGATTGGCAGGCCGTCAGCTTTCATACTTTCGATAAGCTGGGTCGGCAAGCTGGCTTGGGCTTGAAACTGGTTAACGATGATGCCTTCGAGCTTCAGCTCTGGGTTGTGGTCTTCGCGAATTTCCTCAACCGTTTCCATTAAACCAATCAATGCGCCCTTGGAAAAGCTGTCGCAATCAAAGGGAATTATTAGCGAGTCGGCGGCGATAAGGGCTGAGCGGCTATAAAAGTTTAGGGCCGGTGGGGTGTCGATGTAGATATGCTCGTACTCTGCCTGTAGCTTGTTCAGGGCATCGCGGAGTTTATAAATTTTGTGGCGAGTTTCTAGTTCGCGCTCGATCACCGCGAGTTCAGGGTGAGAAGGCATTAAATAGAGATTGTCGAATTCGGTTTCGTAAATGCAGTCACTAGCTTCTTTGCTTTTGCCGAAGAGCGAGAGCTTTTGCTTAAAGAAGTCTGCTGCATTGTCTTCAAGGTCGCGAAATTGGGGGCCAATTAAGTACTCGCTGCTATTGCCTTGAATATCAAGATCGATAAGCAGCGTTTTATAGCCTTTCCATGCACTAATTGCCGCCAAATTACAGCTTATGCTGGTTTTGCCGACACCGCCTTTTTGATTAAATATTACCCGCTTCATTGTTCTACCCTGACAAAGTGTTGCTGGGAAAAAGTAATCCTAGCAGCTCTAGTGCCAAGGCGCTACGGTCGCAATTTGCGAGGTGTCTTGGCGGGGCTACTCAGGACGTTGATGTAGACTTTTTGCGCATCCATTCACCGGTGCGCAGAACGCCAAACAGCAATACCACAATATAACCTTCTATTGGATTACTGTAATCACGGTGAATATCCTTTCTAAATACTAGGCACTCAAGGATGTGTGCGGCAAGTATGGCGAAACCACCCCACATGAGCCAGACGCTATTCTCACCCAGCAGTGGGAACACGAAATTTACTAGAAAGGCGACCCAAAAACCGAGTTGGCCAATTTTTAAAATCGTCATCATAAAGTGTGAATCCTTCGTTATTTTTCTAAGTGGCTGCATAATGCAGTATTGATTTCAGAGCTTCAAGTTTTGTTACAATCTTGTCACTTAAAACTCCATTTAAATAGAGACAGTTAATTTATGTATACGGGAATTGTGCATGGTGCTTACCCACTGGCGGCGGTAATACGTAAGCCGGGTTTGCATCAGCTATTTATCGACTTGCCGCCGGTACTACTTGAAGACTTAGTCATTGGCGCGAGTGTTGGCCTGGATGGCGTGTGCATGACCGTGACAAGTATCGACGGCGCGCGGGTGTCGTTTGATGCCATGCAGGAAACCCTGTCATTGACGACCTTGGGTCAGC
This portion of the Zhongshania sp. R06B22 genome encodes:
- a CDS encoding LEA type 2 family protein yields the protein MIKTLYRSGIVFLAVLALAACAAFNPIEKPKVSITNIQMAPVIGFQQKLLVGLQLDNPNGFTINLARLRYTLELQGQSLAGGSLNEAISLPANGQTQLVVPVEVNLLSGIGVLSKILGGMQSDLDYKLSLTAAVSNFGLGDITIDKVGKVGIGTTAP
- a CDS encoding CehA/McbA family metallohydrolase, with translation MIAVMQKWLRVLCLSVGLAICLTGYASAQTDDDTGLATMEEFLPVAEAPPPPPSLLRAEQIKLETFDSFPRGGPDSIAGLGDWWLSNGKICVAVSDVNHHAGIVAGGGTLIDVAHCDRGNDQWTYANILTGLAKETAIPVSKITTLIEGDHADIITVGEGDGIRQTVTYRLRENGEELEINVQIERIGEGRPVQMSGLFTLYSQRALTPFSLSSYIPDATLGFQHPAIDRNKVSSLLGGMMPSDWNILVGADTYDSKVSYGVQLGSAELIKANGSRQPLPRFLAVFPDYSLHGWMTRPLWFQSERLTWLSLLQNQFMDLEKGEQMLAKFKVLLGDRADVASVTDQIYSGPRIRGYANNFDVSVAVWDQDDRPVTQGRVAADGSFNIRLPKHVQWIKMQATAPWGQKISRELSLADARNDSGRWVFRKNGALRLPRDMPMSLYFFGFGNTDTPEFGNDLLGFTEQGLSLPGMMRRNRIDLAGVDSDLEQVNLPPGQYRVLAARGLEFDVKEYLLTVVAGKTSQLPIIPLKRIWYGGDWHSADLHVHSGASFDSVLPFDERLRSFVAQGAEVLVASEHNRLIDQSGLVAALGLEGRVQVITGSELTGMSRTANAPTTVGHSNAFPLKARPMEFAGGTPAVENRALREVIAGVREQAPNALFQLNHPRAANPIDADLAFFDHLSIGKSYDPAQALDSVNNGSLLLPDPVSGFRDIDFDVLEVLNGAEFSVYSQIRDDWFSILNQGARRAATGNSDSHGIRSVVAAPRTYVYVAASDNQLPLDESAFVGAVRDGHSFMTTGPFLAVTLRDDYSEAGMGDTFSGRRGELHIQIDAAPWVSVNTMTIWVNGEVYRQLKVAVGDHKVIELIVDTDSYIVVEVSGDPGAVYRALMPDLAPLALSNPIYIDADGNGEWQAPKIMN
- a CDS encoding OmpA family protein: MKMSINISRWATLLTAVVFATACSIDPYTGEEKTSNTAKGAGWGALGGAVLGAAVSSKDDRKKGALQGAVVGAAAGGGYGYYMDRQEAKLRARLEGTGVGVQRVGDTIKLIMPGNVTFDTGSSAIKGGFTDVLDSVVLVAKEFDKTLMQINGYTDSTGSFQTNQSLSEQRAGSVGRYFMNQGVASSRIRTSGYGPRDPIADNSTASGREQNRRVEIEMLPTQ
- a CDS encoding MAPEG family protein, yielding MTVAFWCVFIACLLPIVMAWVCGYFRAKQFGKVDNKHPRLQYAQLEGPGARAYAAQQNAWEALPVFAAAVIIAHLAGVDPAKSALAAQVFIVARVLYPIFYIANKDVLRSLAFLIGLGACIALFVMAA
- a CDS encoding ParA family protein, with product MKRVIFNQKGGVGKTSISCNLAAISAWKGYKTLLIDLDIQGNSSEYLIGPQFRDLEDNAADFFKQKLSLFGKSKEASDCIYETEFDNLYLMPSHPELAVIERELETRHKIYKLRDALNKLQAEYEHIYIDTPPALNFYSRSALIAADSLIIPFDCDSFSKGALIGLMETVEEIREDHNPELKLEGIIVNQFQAQASLPTQLIESMKADGLPIFDQYLSSSVKMKESRSRQIPLIHYAPSHKLTQQLVSLHDTLDSGKKNKSAKSA
- a CDS encoding DUF1145 domain-containing protein, which encodes MMTILKIGQLGFWVAFLVNFVFPLLGENSVWLMWGGFAILAAHILECLVFRKDIHRDYSNPIEGYIVVLLFGVLRTGEWMRKKSTSTS